CTTGGGATCGGTCCAGCACCCGGGGCTTACAATCTCAGCGGCGGAATTGTGAATATCGCCGGAGGCCTGTACCTGATCGGCAATCCCGCGCTCTTCAATTGGACGGCCGGCACCGTTAACTTCACGACCGACGTGACGTTCGATTCGAATGGGACGGCGGGCCCCACAACCGGCAACGCCTTCGGGGCCGCATTGTCGCTCGGCGCCGGACAAACCCTGATGGTCACCGGCAACGAAACGTTGGGAGGCGTGGGACCATTCAGCTTGACGCTTGGCGCCGGCGGCGCGCACTACGTGACCGGAACGCTCACGCTCAGCCCGACCGGCACGATCGAACAGGATGCCGGCAGCACGCTCTACGCGGCGATGTTCACGCAGGCCGGCGGCACGGTGAATGGCACGCTGCAGAATCAGGGAGTCTTCAACTATCAAAGCGGCGCGTTCAACGGCAAACTGCGCAATCAGGGAACGGTCAGTCTCGGCCCCAACTTCACAGCCGCCAGTGGAATTGAGAACGACACGTCGATGACTGTTGCCGCAGGGCAAATCGTCACCGCCAACGGCGATGGGCTGGACAATCTTGGCTTGCTCACATTCAACGGCGGGACGGTCGCCGGCACCGGGCCGCTTGTCAACGAATTCGGCGGCACGATCCAAGGCCGCGGCACCGTCGCTTCGCCGCTCGCCAACTTTGGCACGTTGTCGGCCAGCGGTGTCATGGCTCTGAGCGGCGGTATCACGAACGATGGTCTCGTTCAGGGCAACGGAAATATCACAGGCGCGTTCGCGAACAACGCCGATGGCGCAATCAGCGTGGCTGCCGGAAACTCATTGAGCATTACCGGAGCTTGGACGAACAATGGAGTCATCGCACTTTCAGACGGCACCGCCCGCCTTGGCGGGGGCGCCATCGCCAACCACAGCGCTCTTCAGGGATTGGGAATCGTCAACAGCGCGGTTGCCAACACGGGCACAATCGAGGCCCTCGGAGGCACGCTCTCATTTGGCGGAGCGTTGACAAATCCGGCCGGCGGAATGCTCACAGCCGGTTCCGGGGCCAAGCTCCTTGTCACCGGCGGCTTGGCGACGAACGCCGGAATTGTCAATCTCACCGGCGGCACGTTCGACAACAATGGTCACCCGCTGAACAATACCGGTCAGATCAGCGGCTGGGGCATCTTCCGCACCGGCGGCACGGGACTCGACAACAACGGGAGCATCACTTTCTCCGGCGGCGTCACTACGGTAAACGGCCCGGTCACGGACGAAAATGGCAAGACGATCGTGGTGGCTTACAACCCGGCGATCTTCACAGGATTGGTGACCAACAACGGCGGCGGGACGTTCAACATCGTCAGCACGACCGCCGTCTTCGCCGGCGGCTCCAGCGGCACCTTCGGCGGCACATTTACGAACAACGCCAATTCTGCGTTCTCCGAAGGGGGCAGCGGCGCGCTCGAAGTCGATGGCGTCCCGACGCTCAATACGGCCAGTTCGCTGGCGGTAAACGATTCCAGCACCTTGCGATTCAAGGCCACCAGCGGGGTGGCCACAATCGGCGCGGGCGTCGCCGCGACAGTCAACAACGGCGCGACCTTGGAATTGGCCGGCTCCGAATCGGCACTTTCCAACGGACCGAATCGTGTGAACATCACAAACCGCAGCACTGCCCCTGCGGGCATCCTTGTCTCCGGCACGCATCAGCAAGTCGGCAACATCGACGGTAGCGGCACCACGCAGGTCGATGCCGGAAGTGATCTCGCGGCAAATCATATCGTTCAAAGCGCCCTGGCGATCGGCGGCACTTCAGGAAGCCCGGCCCTTGTGACGATCGACGCCAGCGATGCCAACGGTAATCCGCTAGATGAGCCGAGCGGATTTGCCTTGGCTGACTCGCTGACGCCCAGCGGACCGTTCGGAGCGGGCGTCATCAGTTCCGCCAACTTAAGCAGCATTGCCGCCGACAGCACCGATCTGGCTGTCCCGGCAGCAAGCAATTCCGTTGGGACCGGCAATGCCTCGCAGGTGCCCGAACCGTCCACGCTCCTGCTGGCGCTCATTGCGGTTTTGGGTGTGATTAGCACCCAGTTCGTGCGACGCCACTTCCAATGTCAAACAGTCTGATCCGCTCGGCGGCGGCCGCGACACTCTGCTCTTGGCTCGTTGGTTCGGTGCTCGACGCTGAATTCCTGTCATCAGTCCAACGCGCTCCGGTCCGCCCGACCGACGTAGTTTCGCAACCTCGGTCGATCCGACCGACGCGCTTTCGACCCGCACGGCTGGACGGGGGTGGCCATCGCCAGCCTCGGGGAAGCTGCGCGCTCTTTAGGGCTGACGCGGCGCGTAGCCGACCGGCATTGGGCATACGCCAGGGCCTGGCTTTACGCTCGGCTTCGTGAAGAGAAATACCTCCGGTGGACTCTCCATCACGCCGGCCGGGATTCTCCGAAAAATTTCAAGATTTTCGGTGCAATCTGTCTTCGAACGGGGCATTGAAAGATAGAGCGTCGTAAGGAGTTCATCCATGAACGATGTCCGTCCAGATGTAGAATCCCTTTTCTTCGAGGCGATCGACCAGAGATCGCCCGAGGAACTCCGTCGCTTTCTTGATCGAGCCCGTGCCAACGACAGCCTCGTCACGAGCAATCTCGTGAAGCTGACTGGCCAGGAGCGCGCGAGGGAACGACGGCAAACGCTGCTACCAACGAGGCGACCTTCGCGTGTCTCCGCCCAAGAGGCTACATCGGACGCTTACGACTTTTCCCCACCGTGGAGCCGGACCAACCCACGAATGGCGGTTCCATCTTGATTTCTCTCAACTTGGAGGACTGTATGAGCAGGTCGCATCGTTTCACCGTCGCGACGAGCGTCTCTGGCCGGCGACGAGTCCGGCCGGCTTGGACTAGAATTTGGCTCGCTCTTTTGTGCGCTTTCGGCGTGGCCCGTCCCGCGCTGGCCGTCAACGGCACGTGGACGAACACAACGAGCGGCGGGTTATGGTCGACGACGACGAACTGGTCCGGCGGCGTCGTGGCCAACGGGACCGACGGCATCGCCGACTTCAGCACGATCAATATCACAGCCGACGATACGGTCCACCTCGACACCGCGAGGACGATCGGCCAACTGAAATTCGGCGATACGACTCCGAGCAACAACTGGATCCTCGACAACGACGGCAATTTCTTCGACGTCCTGACACTCGCCGTCTCATCCGGCACACCGACCATCACGGTGAACAACGACACCGCCACAATCAGCGCGGTGCTGGCCGGCACGCAGGGCTTTACCAAGAGCGGCGCCGGCACGCTGCTCCTCAACGTCGGCACGTTCAACAACACGTTCACCGGCGGCGTGACCGTCAGCGCGGGCACGCTGGCGCTTGGCAACGCCGGAGAACTGGGCAGCACCTCCAACGCCGTCAGCGTAATCGCTGGGGCCACTCTCGATCTCGGTGGGCAGGCGATCGGGGCAAACGCGTTGAGCATTTCCGGAACCGGCGTGGGGGGCAACGGCGCCCTGATCAACAGCAGCGCCGCCGCAGCCAGTTATGCCGGAACGGTTACCGCCAGCGGCCCATTCACCGTCGGCGGCGCCGGGAACATCACGCTCAGCGGGACCGTCAACGGCGGCAACAAAGTGCTGACCAAGGTCGGTAACAATACGCTCACGTTGAGCGGCGCGACCGACAACACCGGTCTCGCGGTCGCGGTCAACAGCGGTACGGTCGTTCTGGCCAAGACGAGCAGTGGCTCCCCGAATCCGGATGTACATGCCATCGGCGCGCTCGGTCTCTCCGTCAACGGTGGAATCGCACAACTCGGCGGCACGGGTGGAGATCAGATCTTCGACAGCGCCAGCGTCACAGTCACCAGCGGTGCGTTCGACACCAATGGCCAAAGCGAAACCTTCTCGACGCTCAATCTCCAGGGAACCGGCATCGGAGGCGCCGGCGCGCTGGTCAACTCGGCCGCCTCCTTCTCGAGGATCACGCTCACCGGCGGAACCACTCTCATTGGTAACGCCACGATCGGCGTCGCCCAGAGCGCCGGCGACCTTCAGTTGAACAATGCCATCGGCGGGAACTTCGCGCTCACCAAGACCGGGCTCGGACAGCTAGGTCTCGGCGGAACGAACACATTCAGCGGCGGTCTCGCAGTGCAACAAGGCACTCTTTACACGTTTCAGTCGATTAACAATGCCAGTACGAACGGAGTCTTGGGCAATAATACGAGCGTGACGCTCGGTTCCAGCGGTCAGACCGCCACACTCGCACTAGGCGGCGGAACAAGCAACATGCCATTCACGCTGGCCACCGGAGGCACCGGCGCGTTCGATGTTCCCAGTACCCTTAATCTTCAATTGAGCGGTGCGATCGGCGGCGCCGGCGCCTTGCTTGTGACTGACTTTGGCACACTCACACTCAGCGGGAACAATACGTTCACCGGTGGCGTGACGATCAGTGGCGGCACGCTGCAGGTCGGCAATCCCGGCGCTCTCAATTCGAGTGCTCCTAACTCCGTTGCCTTCAGTTCCACCAGTTTCGGGACAGGGATCTTGAGCCTCAATGGCAACAGCGTCACCGTTAGCAGCCTCACGTCCAGCGCCGTTGTCGGAACGCCGGTCGTCCAAAATGCCAACGCGAATGGCGCGTTTTTGACCGTCAACAATTTGGCCGCCAACACCTTTCCCGGCATCGTACAGGACGGCCCCGGCGGCGGAAGCTTGGGGCTCACGAAGTCGGGCGTCGGGACCCTCACGCTGAGCGGCAACAACACCTTCACAGGCGGCGTGTCAATCCAGGCTGGGACTCTCGCACTCGGCAGCGCGAGTGCGCCCGGCAGTACGGCCAACAGCATCAATGTTTCCAACGGCGCAACGCTTGACCTCGCGGGACAAGCGATCGGAGCAAATTCTTTGGTACTCTCCGGCACCGGCGTGGGGGGCAACGGCGCCCTGATCAACAGTAGCGCGAACGCCGCCAGTTATGCCGGAAACATCCAATGCCCCTTCGGCAACAGCGGTTCAGCCACCATCGGCGGCATTGGCCAAATCACTCTCAGCGGAAGCGTCTCTAATCCATCCCCCCCGAATGTATTTCAGCTCACGAAGATCGGCAGCAACACTCTGATCTTGAGCGGGACGGCGGACAACTTCAACCTTGGCATGGTGGTCAACGCCGGAACAGTGATCCTCGCCAAGACGAGCAGCATTTCTCCGGCTGTCCATGCCATCGGCCAGCCCGGCTTAGTCATCAACGGCGGACTCGTTCAACTCGGCGGCACCGGTGACGAACAGATCTTTGACCTCGGCAGCGTCACTGTCAACAGTGGTGCTTTTGACACAACCGGCCAAAGTCAGACGTTCGCTAATCTGAGCCTCGCGGGCGCCGGCATCGCGGGGAATGGCGCGCTCTTGGATTCGAGCCGAGGCGACTCTCTCATCGGACTCACCGGCGGAACGACCCTGACCGCCGACACCACCATCGGCGTGCCTCTGGCAAGTGCAACTCTCACCCTCAATGGCCCGATCAGCGGCGGATTCGGGATCACCAAAGTCGGCGCTGGCAGGTTCATAACCTTCGCAAACAATACCTATACGGGCACAACGAACATCGCCGGCGGATCGTTCGCAATGGACGGCGGCTCGCTGACGGGCAATGTCTTGAATCAGGCCACTTTCGACTACAGTGGCGGCACGTTTAGTGGCCGCTTGACGAATCTCGGAACTGTGGTTCTCGGTGCGGACTTCACCGCCGGCAATGGCATGGAAAACGACGGCGTTTTCACGCTGACCACGGACCAGACGGTCACGCTCAACGGCGCCGGCCTGGATAACGAAGGGACGTTTACCATGACTGGCGGCACGCTCAACCTGATTCCGACCGGCAACAATGTCAATCGGGGCAACCTCAATCTTTCCGCCAACCTCGGACTCGGAGCCGCGACGTTCAGCAATAGTGGCACGTTCAACCTCAACGGTGGATCGATCACGGGGGCGACGGGCACTCTGATCAACGGCATCGGCGGCGTCATCTCTGGGAGCGGGATGATCCAAACCGCCTTCAGCAACAGCGGCGGGTTGCTGACCCCCGGAAGCGGCACGCTGAACGTGACTCAGGCCTTCACCAATAGCGGACTGATCGAGTTGAACTCCAACGCCGCGAACCTCGTCGGCGGGGCCATTAACAACACCGGCTCGATCCGTGGCGTCGGCACGATCGGCAACGCGATTACGAACAACGGTAGCATCGAGCCGCTCGGCGGCATCCTGTTTCTGAGCGGCCCTCTCGTCAATCCCGCCGGCGGCTTGATCCGTGCCTCCGCTACCAACGAACTCGTCGTCAATTCCGGGCTGGCGACGAACGCGGGGACCATCAACCTGACCGGGGGAACATTCGACAACAATAACCATCCGCTGAGCAATGTCGCTACGGGCGAAATCAGCGGCTGGGGAACTTTCGCCACCGGCGGTACGGGCTTGGACAACAACGGAAGTATCACGTTCAGTGGAGGACAGACCACGGTCAATGGCCCGGTGACGAATGAAGGGGGCAAGACGATCACCGTCGCACAGAATAATGCGATTTTCACAGGGCTCGTGACCAACAACGCGACCGCGACGTTTAATACGGTAAACGCGACTGCCACGTTCGCAGGCGGGTTCGTCAACAACGGGAACAGCAACTTCGTGAAGGCAGGCGGCGGCATTGTACAAGTAGACACGGCCCCGACGCTCAACAACGGCAGCACGCTTTCTGTAACGACGGGCACGATGCGGTTCAACGTCGTCTCCGGCGCGCCGTCGATTGGCACGGGCGTCACGGCCGTTGTCTCCAGCGGCGCGACGCTCGAATTGGCAGGCTCGGTTTCCGCTCTGGCCAATGGCTCGAATCGCGTGAACGTCATCAATAATAGCAACGCGCCAGGAATTCTCGTCTCCGGGACCAATCAGCAAGTCGGCAATATCGACGGCTCCGGGACGACGCAAGTCAACGCCGGCAGCGACTTGACGGCCAATCACATTGTGCAAAGCGCGCTGGTGATCGGCGGCACGTCCAAGAATCCAGGTCTCGTAACGATCGACGCCAGCGACGCCTCAGGCAATCCTCTTGGTGAGTCGAGCGGATTTGCCTTGGCCGACTCGCTAACCCCTAGCGCCCCATTCGGTGAAGGCGTCAACAATTCCGCCAACTTGACCACCACTGCCACGGACAGCCCCGCTCCGACGCCAATAACGGCCGGCGATTCCGATCTGATCGGCAACGCCTCGTCGGTCCCCGAGCCCTCCACGCTCCTGCTGGCGCTCTTTGCAGTTTTGGGCGTGGTGACCACTCGGCTCGCCCGACGCCACTTCCGATCGCAAACGGTCTGATCCGCTCAACCGCAGCCGCGACGCCCTGTTCTTGAATTGTCGGCTGGGTATTCGGCGCTGCATTCTTGTCGTCCGCCTAACTCGCGGCGGTCCGCCCGACTGACGTAGTTTCGCAACCTCGGTCGATCCGACCGATGCGCGCAACGGTACGCCTTTAAGCAATAAATTGACTCTGTCGCTGCTAGTGCTTCGGCTACGGGACGCGCAGAGCAGGCCAGAGGAGCAGAACAGAATACAGTCGCAACGCGGGCCGGACCACGACAGCGGCTGGTTATCCGACGGCCGACGGCAAAATCACTCGGCCGGCCGACCCACCTCCCAATGATGACCGAATGGATCGACGATCCGGCCCAAGATCCATCCGTGCTGCTTCGCGACGGGCACGACCTGAGTCGCGCCCGCAGCAACCGCCTGCTGACAGACCCGTCCCGGGTCCTCGACGATCAACAGCATACGGACCGAACATCCGCCGATTGACTCGGGGCTGAAGTTCTGGTACTCCTTCGATTCCTCGGCTACCCAGAACTCCGCCCCATCTACGGAGAGGCGGCCGACACCGCCGCCCGGGACGCGGTACGTCTCAGCTGCGCCGAACGCCGATTGATAAAACCGCATTGCCGCTGACCAGTCCCGCACGGAGAGGGTGGCCGTTACTCGTGCGACAAAGCCCTCGTTGGGAGTTGACGTTTCCATGTGGAGCACCAGTCGCCGGCTTCAGGGAAATAATGGAACGGCAGGAGTTGCCGCCGCCGCGTAACGAACCCGCTCAGCAGCCGGGGCCGCCCGAAAGTCAGTATACTACACAACAATGTAATGCGGACCCGGCCGACGGCGGCGCCTGATTCGGCGTGTCTTACTCGCGACCGGTGAATGACCGAGCAATTCGTGCGCAGCAAAAATGGACGGGTAGTTGACTGCAACGAATTGATTCAATCGCGAACACCTGGATCCGAGCTGCATGTTGAATCACCTACCTGAGTTGGCGACGGGATGTGAACCACCGATTGTGCGGTTGCGAACGAAGTTGTGCCAAAGCTTGTGGAACAACTTACGGACGAACTGATCAGCTTGAACACGAACTTCAAGCGGCAACTCTCGTCCCCACAATGAGAAAGCCCTTCGACGTTCTCGCCGAAGGGCTCGTTTCTGAAACAAGTCGGGGCGACTGGACACCGTTAGAACTTTTTGTCGCGGGCGTGTGGGGCTGGGAAGGGCACTTGCGTAAACAGGTGAGAAATGGAAGTCCTTTCCTGGAATGATCTTGTGGCCTCCGATGACCGCAATGTCACGCTCCAAGTGGCCTTTTTCGCCTATCCACGGTTGCCTTCTCTTACAGGAGTTGGCCGGCCACGGCTCACATCTCCGAGGTCCCTCCGATCAGAAAGATTAAGCCAATAAAAGTGCCGGATGACGAAGAAGAAGCATACATCGATCCCAGAGATTAGATCATTTCCCGTTTGAGGGCTTTGTTGCCTGCAGCACGCCCAGGAGGCCGCCCCACCACTGGTGCCAGCCCGGTCGACGGCGTGACACGTCGAGCATCCCCAGCCTTATCAACTGTCCTTGATGCCGCCTCGTCCCGCGAACGTCGACGATCATTAACCGGCCGCCAGGGCGAAGCACCCGGACAGCCTCGTCGATGGCTTTTGCCCTGGCGCTCCCAGGAATGTTGTGGATGGCCAGACTTGAAACAATCAAATCGAAACTATTGTCCTCGAAGGGCAGGGCGCTCATGTCGCCCGTGTGC
The DNA window shown above is from Pirellulales bacterium and carries:
- a CDS encoding autotransporter-associated beta strand repeat-containing protein, with the translated sequence MARPALAVNGTWTNTTSGGLWSTTTNWSGGVVANGTDGIADFSTINITADDTVHLDTARTIGQLKFGDTTPSNNWILDNDGNFFDVLTLAVSSGTPTITVNNDTATISAVLAGTQGFTKSGAGTLLLNVGTFNNTFTGGVTVSAGTLALGNAGELGSTSNAVSVIAGATLDLGGQAIGANALSISGTGVGGNGALINSSAAAASYAGTVTASGPFTVGGAGNITLSGTVNGGNKVLTKVGNNTLTLSGATDNTGLAVAVNSGTVVLAKTSSGSPNPDVHAIGALGLSVNGGIAQLGGTGGDQIFDSASVTVTSGAFDTNGQSETFSTLNLQGTGIGGAGALVNSAASFSRITLTGGTTLIGNATIGVAQSAGDLQLNNAIGGNFALTKTGLGQLGLGGTNTFSGGLAVQQGTLYTFQSINNASTNGVLGNNTSVTLGSSGQTATLALGGGTSNMPFTLATGGTGAFDVPSTLNLQLSGAIGGAGALLVTDFGTLTLSGNNTFTGGVTISGGTLQVGNPGALNSSAPNSVAFSSTSFGTGILSLNGNSVTVSSLTSSAVVGTPVVQNANANGAFLTVNNLAANTFPGIVQDGPGGGSLGLTKSGVGTLTLSGNNTFTGGVSIQAGTLALGSASAPGSTANSINVSNGATLDLAGQAIGANSLVLSGTGVGGNGALINSSANAASYAGNIQCPFGNSGSATIGGIGQITLSGSVSNPSPPNVFQLTKIGSNTLILSGTADNFNLGMVVNAGTVILAKTSSISPAVHAIGQPGLVINGGLVQLGGTGDEQIFDLGSVTVNSGAFDTTGQSQTFANLSLAGAGIAGNGALLDSSRGDSLIGLTGGTTLTADTTIGVPLASATLTLNGPISGGFGITKVGAGRFITFANNTYTGTTNIAGGSFAMDGGSLTGNVLNQATFDYSGGTFSGRLTNLGTVVLGADFTAGNGMENDGVFTLTTDQTVTLNGAGLDNEGTFTMTGGTLNLIPTGNNVNRGNLNLSANLGLGAATFSNSGTFNLNGGSITGATGTLINGIGGVISGSGMIQTAFSNSGGLLTPGSGTLNVTQAFTNSGLIELNSNAANLVGGAINNTGSIRGVGTIGNAITNNGSIEPLGGILFLSGPLVNPAGGLIRASATNELVVNSGLATNAGTINLTGGTFDNNNHPLSNVATGEISGWGTFATGGTGLDNNGSITFSGGQTTVNGPVTNEGGKTITVAQNNAIFTGLVTNNATATFNTVNATATFAGGFVNNGNSNFVKAGGGIVQVDTAPTLNNGSTLSVTTGTMRFNVVSGAPSIGTGVTAVVSSGATLELAGSVSALANGSNRVNVINNSNAPGILVSGTNQQVGNIDGSGTTQVNAGSDLTANHIVQSALVIGGTSKNPGLVTIDASDASGNPLGESSGFALADSLTPSAPFGEGVNNSANLTTTATDSPAPTPITAGDSDLIGNASSVPEPSTLLLALFAVLGVVTTRLARRHFRSQTV
- a CDS encoding VOC family protein; its protein translation is METSTPNEGFVARVTATLSVRDWSAAMRFYQSAFGAAETYRVPGGGVGRLSVDGAEFWVAEESKEYQNFSPESIGGCSVRMLLIVEDPGRVCQQAVAAGATQVVPVAKQHGWILGRIVDPFGHHWEVGRPAE